From Desulfovibrio inopinatus DSM 10711, the proteins below share one genomic window:
- a CDS encoding MoaD/ThiS family protein produces MKITLKCYATLLDLTPAAPVDMPDGTTIDELMTATGVDAKEVKLIFRNGLHAKPEDHLADGDSIGLFPPIGGG; encoded by the coding sequence ATGAAAATCACGCTAAAATGCTACGCAACGTTGTTGGACCTGACACCGGCTGCTCCGGTGGATATGCCTGATGGAACAACCATTGATGAACTTATGACGGCGACCGGTGTCGACGCCAAAGAAGTCAAACTCATTTTTCGCAATGGACTCCATGCCAAACCCGAAGATCACTTAGCCGACGGAGACAGCATCGGCCTTTTTCCACCTATCGGAGGTGGTTGA
- a CDS encoding aldehyde ferredoxin oxidoreductase C-terminal domain-containing protein codes for MDKILRIDVGAEGGPKATTEELGDYAGLGGRAMTSIVVATEVPADCHALGPENKLVISPGLMAGSAASTSGRMSFGCKSPLTGGIKEANAGGQAGQYLARLGYAAIIIEGEAKTDDLYLVYIGQDKIEFKVDNSLRMLPNYDLCDKLKPVYGEKVSIISIGTAGEMKMANSTIAVTDVEFRPTRHAGRGGVGAVMGSKGIKALVIDPAGTKIRKPVDQEKFKASNKEFVEGLKRHAVTGQGLPTFGTNVLTNILNEAGAYPTYNFKEGRYKDHADLSGEAQANLENERGGPGSATLGCHRGCAIQCSGTYYDKDGNFLSKQPEYETTWSHGGNCGIHDLDVVAKLDFMDDNYGFDTIEMGATIGVAMEAGVIEFGDTEGAIRLVDEAGKGTPLGRILGAGTAVTAKCFGLEHAPVVKGQAMPAYDPRGVKGIGVTYATTTMGADHTAGYCIATNILKVGGDVDPHAVEGQAELSRNLQIATAALDATGFCLFVAFAILDQQDTFSAMIETINGMYGLSMTADDVVELGKTILKKEREFNQKAGLGKEHDRLPRYFKREALAPHNITFDVPDEELDSVYNF; via the coding sequence ATGGATAAAATTCTTCGAATTGACGTCGGCGCTGAGGGCGGACCTAAAGCCACGACGGAAGAATTGGGCGATTATGCCGGACTTGGCGGTCGTGCAATGACAAGCATTGTTGTGGCCACAGAAGTTCCTGCGGATTGCCACGCTCTCGGACCTGAAAACAAGCTCGTTATTTCTCCTGGCCTTATGGCTGGATCGGCTGCCAGCACCTCGGGACGTATGTCCTTTGGCTGCAAAAGCCCTCTGACCGGCGGTATCAAAGAAGCTAACGCCGGTGGTCAGGCTGGCCAATACCTCGCACGTTTGGGTTACGCCGCTATTATCATCGAAGGCGAAGCCAAAACCGATGATCTCTACCTCGTCTATATCGGGCAAGACAAAATCGAATTCAAAGTCGACAATTCTCTGAGAATGCTGCCCAACTACGATCTGTGTGACAAACTGAAACCGGTTTACGGAGAGAAGGTTTCCATCATCTCCATCGGTACTGCCGGTGAAATGAAGATGGCTAACTCGACCATCGCTGTCACCGACGTTGAATTTCGCCCCACACGCCATGCCGGTCGCGGTGGTGTTGGCGCCGTTATGGGATCCAAAGGCATCAAAGCCTTGGTTATCGATCCCGCTGGCACCAAAATACGCAAACCCGTCGATCAAGAAAAGTTCAAGGCGTCCAACAAGGAATTCGTCGAAGGCCTGAAACGCCACGCCGTTACCGGGCAAGGCCTGCCCACGTTCGGCACCAACGTCCTGACCAACATCTTGAACGAAGCTGGCGCCTACCCGACCTACAACTTCAAGGAAGGCCGCTACAAAGATCACGCCGACCTGTCCGGTGAAGCTCAGGCCAACCTGGAAAACGAACGCGGCGGACCGGGTTCTGCAACCTTGGGTTGCCACAGAGGCTGCGCCATTCAGTGTTCAGGCACCTACTACGACAAAGACGGCAACTTCCTGAGCAAACAGCCTGAATACGAAACCACCTGGTCTCACGGTGGTAACTGCGGCATTCATGATCTTGATGTCGTTGCCAAGCTGGACTTCATGGATGACAACTACGGATTTGACACCATTGAAATGGGTGCCACCATCGGTGTCGCCATGGAAGCCGGTGTTATTGAATTCGGTGATACCGAAGGCGCCATCCGTCTTGTCGATGAAGCCGGCAAAGGCACTCCCTTGGGCCGCATTCTTGGTGCTGGTACCGCTGTTACGGCGAAATGCTTCGGACTCGAGCATGCTCCGGTCGTCAAAGGCCAGGCCATGCCTGCTTACGATCCTCGCGGTGTTAAAGGCATCGGTGTCACCTATGCCACCACCACCATGGGTGCTGACCACACTGCCGGGTACTGCATTGCCACGAACATCCTCAAAGTCGGTGGCGATGTCGATCCTCATGCTGTCGAAGGTCAGGCTGAACTGTCTCGCAACCTGCAAATCGCCACGGCGGCTCTCGACGCCACGGGCTTCTGCCTGTTCGTCGCCTTCGCCATTCTCGATCAGCAGGATACCTTCAGCGCTATGATCGAAACCATCAACGGCATGTACGGTCTGTCCATGACTGCCGATGATGTTGTCGAACTCGGCAAGACCATCCTCAAGAAAGAACGCGAATTCAACCAGAAAGCCGGTTTGGGCAAAGAACATGACCGCCTGCCCCGGTACTTCAAACGCGAGGCCCTGGCTCCTCACAACATCACGTTCGACGTTCCTGACGAAGAACTTGATTCGGTCTACAATTTCTAA
- a CDS encoding iron-containing alcohol dehydrogenase, with protein sequence MAVREQVYGFFIPSVTLIGIGASKEIPGKIRALGGSKPLLVTDKGIVGAGIAKQITDLLDEAKMDYVVYDETIPNPTDANVAAGVEAYQKNGCDSLISLGGGSSHDCCKGVGLVVANGGKIHDFEGVDKSTKPMPPYVAVNTTAGTASEMTRFCIITDLSRKVKMAIVDWRVTPGIALDDPLLMVGMPPALTAATGMDALTHAVEAYVSTIANPMTDACAEKAIELIFQYLRPAVANGQDIEAREAMCFAQYLAGMAFNNASLGHVHAMAHQLGGFYDLPHGECNAILLPHVEKFNLIAKVDRFCKMAEIMGEDLTGLSKREGADKCLDAIKTLSADVGIPSGLVELGKRYGKDVKAEDIPTMTGNAQKDACGLTNPRCPKDADVTAIYTAAL encoded by the coding sequence ATGGCTGTACGTGAACAGGTTTACGGTTTCTTTATCCCGAGTGTTACCCTTATCGGCATCGGCGCTTCCAAAGAAATCCCCGGCAAGATTCGCGCCCTGGGCGGTTCCAAGCCCCTGCTCGTTACGGACAAAGGTATCGTTGGTGCCGGCATTGCCAAGCAAATCACCGACTTGCTTGACGAAGCCAAGATGGACTATGTTGTTTACGATGAAACCATTCCCAACCCGACTGACGCCAACGTCGCCGCTGGTGTTGAAGCTTACCAGAAAAACGGCTGCGACAGCCTGATTTCCCTCGGTGGCGGTTCTTCGCATGACTGCTGCAAAGGCGTCGGCCTTGTTGTTGCTAACGGCGGCAAAATTCACGACTTCGAAGGCGTTGACAAATCCACCAAACCCATGCCCCCGTACGTGGCCGTTAACACCACCGCCGGCACGGCTTCGGAAATGACCCGCTTCTGCATCATCACCGACCTGTCCCGCAAAGTTAAAATGGCTATCGTTGACTGGCGCGTCACCCCGGGTATCGCCCTGGACGATCCGTTGCTCATGGTTGGCATGCCCCCGGCGCTGACCGCTGCTACCGGTATGGACGCCCTGACCCACGCTGTTGAAGCTTATGTTTCCACTATCGCTAACCCGATGACCGATGCTTGCGCTGAAAAAGCCATCGAACTCATCTTCCAGTACCTCCGCCCCGCCGTTGCCAACGGCCAGGACATCGAAGCCCGTGAAGCCATGTGCTTCGCTCAGTACCTCGCTGGTATGGCCTTCAACAACGCCAGCCTGGGCCACGTCCACGCCATGGCTCACCAGTTGGGCGGCTTCTACGATCTGCCCCACGGTGAATGCAACGCCATTCTGTTGCCCCACGTTGAAAAATTCAACTTGATCGCCAAGGTTGATCGTTTCTGCAAAATGGCTGAAATCATGGGCGAAGACCTCACCGGCCTGTCCAAACGCGAAGGCGCTGATAAGTGCCTCGACGCCATCAAAACGCTGTCCGCCGACGTTGGTATCCCGTCTGGCCTGGTCGAACTTGGCAAGCGTTATGGCAAAGACGTCAAGGCCGAAGATATCCCGACCATGACCGGCAATGCTCAGAAAGACGCTTGTGGTCTGACCAACCCGCGCTGCCCCAAAGACGCGGACGTTACCGCCATCTACACCGCCGCTCTGTAA
- a CDS encoding sigma-54-dependent transcriptional regulator, giving the protein MVNRYQVLVVDDELPILKLLQKELTNDLRNIDTAPDAATAREMVKKQQYDIIVLDIRLPDGDGLDLYVEFKGRLADAEFILITGHGAIDNAVEAMRLGVYDYITKPFKLDRLELVIDRAYQRVALQRENRGLKHSQKTARPTQKLIGNSAPIKHIRFLIDKVAPTDVPVLITGDSGAGKDVVANSIHAASNRNDAPLIVKNCATLQRELARSELFGHTKGSFTGATENREGLMTFAHKGTLFLDEIGELPLEVQASLLRALESKSYRRVGEKDERTADIRFLFATNRNLGREVEEGRFHEALFHRINVFNIEIPSLYQRKEDVPLLVEHFLGRLCRTLPSCTITDKAMQCLLNYNWPGNVRELRNVIERSIILADNGIITDRALPKELVEQAFMDSENDSFLSIDAMERDHIGKVLSFYDGNRAQAAKALGIGRKTLYRKIQKYGISVD; this is encoded by the coding sequence ATGGTTAATCGCTATCAAGTCCTTGTCGTTGATGACGAACTTCCCATTCTAAAACTCCTCCAAAAGGAGCTCACTAACGACCTGCGCAACATCGACACGGCCCCTGATGCGGCAACCGCTCGTGAAATGGTCAAAAAACAACAGTACGATATTATCGTGCTCGATATCCGCCTTCCCGACGGAGATGGTCTTGATCTTTATGTCGAATTTAAAGGGCGTTTAGCTGATGCAGAATTTATCCTGATCACAGGGCACGGCGCTATCGATAATGCCGTGGAAGCCATGCGCCTTGGCGTGTATGACTATATAACCAAACCTTTTAAACTCGATCGTCTCGAACTTGTCATCGACCGGGCGTATCAACGCGTTGCGTTACAACGCGAAAACCGTGGCCTCAAGCACTCACAAAAAACCGCGCGTCCCACACAAAAGCTTATCGGGAACTCTGCTCCGATCAAACATATACGGTTTCTCATAGATAAAGTCGCCCCAACCGACGTCCCCGTGTTGATTACTGGCGACTCAGGAGCCGGGAAAGATGTGGTGGCCAACTCCATTCATGCAGCCAGCAATCGCAACGACGCACCACTTATTGTCAAAAACTGCGCAACGTTACAACGCGAACTCGCACGAAGTGAGCTTTTTGGGCACACGAAGGGATCGTTCACCGGTGCAACGGAAAACCGCGAAGGCCTGATGACGTTTGCTCATAAAGGAACCTTGTTTCTCGATGAAATAGGGGAACTGCCGCTTGAAGTACAAGCATCGCTGCTTCGCGCTCTGGAAAGCAAGTCTTACCGGCGTGTTGGTGAAAAAGACGAACGAACGGCAGATATTCGCTTTCTTTTTGCAACGAACCGAAATCTTGGTCGTGAAGTTGAGGAAGGCCGCTTTCATGAAGCCTTGTTCCACCGTATTAACGTGTTCAATATTGAAATACCTTCGCTGTACCAACGCAAGGAAGATGTTCCCCTCCTCGTCGAGCACTTTCTCGGCCGATTATGCCGCACACTGCCGAGCTGCACCATAACGGACAAAGCGATGCAATGCCTGCTCAATTACAACTGGCCGGGCAATGTTCGAGAATTACGCAATGTCATAGAACGGAGCATTATTTTAGCAGATAACGGCATCATAACCGATCGCGCTCTCCCCAAAGAACTCGTCGAACAAGCCTTTATGGATAGTGAGAATGACTCGTTTTTATCTATAGATGCCATGGAACGGGACCACATTGGCAAAGTTTTATCCTTCTACGACGGCAACCGTGCACAGGCTGCAAAGGCTTTAGGGATTGGTCGAAAAACATTATATCGCAAAATTCAAAAGTACGGCATCTCTGTCGACTAG
- a CDS encoding two-component system sensor histidine kinase NtrB: MEATPSPTLYDLIGIEHSKLGYFEELRQKIEELKGSNTESENRRREIGAILDGITDVMMVLDEDLKIISVNHVFHDLFGKGNPIGQYCYSYFRQSDEPCEECPAFRSLKENVVSKETAIFRIAGRNMQFEMVASPLKNPQWPKHRVLIFKRDVTMEKEYQAKYYQAEKMATIGVLATGVAHEVNNPLAAISGYAEGIQRRLATIETHVPESLAEDFRDYTETIIKECRRCRDIVRTLLHFGHPVSSQFCVVDVNNMVRETLKILHYHLKRKTGIIVDTQLYYGLPHIEGDEPQLKQVLLNLLTNAVDAMDAHKQKGVISVRTSPLGLDKVLIEVEDTGCGIPSANRDKLFDPFFTTKPVGKGIGIGLSTCYNIVKEHQGDISVDSEIGRGSRFIVTLPLKPERNHG; this comes from the coding sequence ATGGAAGCAACTCCTTCCCCAACCCTCTATGATCTCATTGGCATCGAACATTCCAAACTTGGATATTTCGAAGAATTACGTCAAAAAATTGAGGAACTTAAGGGATCGAATACCGAATCAGAAAATCGTCGACGTGAAATCGGGGCCATTCTTGACGGTATTACCGATGTCATGATGGTTTTAGATGAAGATCTCAAAATTATTTCTGTTAATCACGTCTTCCATGACTTGTTCGGGAAAGGGAACCCTATTGGACAGTACTGTTATTCATATTTTCGACAGTCCGATGAACCATGCGAAGAATGCCCGGCGTTTCGCTCACTCAAAGAAAACGTTGTCAGTAAAGAAACCGCCATATTCCGCATTGCTGGCCGAAATATGCAGTTCGAAATGGTGGCTTCACCACTGAAAAATCCACAGTGGCCCAAACACCGCGTGTTGATTTTCAAACGCGATGTCACCATGGAAAAAGAATATCAGGCCAAATATTATCAGGCTGAAAAGATGGCGACTATCGGAGTGTTGGCTACTGGCGTGGCACATGAGGTCAACAACCCTCTCGCGGCCATTTCCGGCTATGCCGAAGGCATTCAGCGACGACTTGCGACAATTGAAACCCATGTTCCCGAGTCTCTAGCCGAAGATTTCCGCGACTACACCGAAACCATCATCAAGGAATGTCGGCGTTGTCGTGACATCGTACGCACTCTGCTCCATTTCGGCCACCCTGTCTCATCCCAATTCTGCGTTGTGGATGTTAATAATATGGTGCGGGAAACACTGAAGATTCTGCACTATCACCTCAAGCGGAAAACTGGAATCATTGTCGATACCCAACTCTACTATGGCCTTCCCCACATCGAAGGCGACGAGCCCCAACTCAAGCAGGTATTGCTCAACCTTTTAACGAACGCTGTCGACGCCATGGACGCACACAAGCAAAAAGGCGTCATTTCGGTTCGGACGAGTCCTCTTGGTTTGGACAAAGTTCTTATTGAAGTGGAAGATACTGGCTGCGGTATTCCATCAGCCAATCGAGACAAGCTTTTCGACCCCTTTTTTACAACCAAACCTGTCGGCAAGGGCATCGGCATCGGTCTCTCCACCTGCTACAATATCGTTAAAGAACACCAGGGCGATATCTCGGTAGATAGTGAAATAGGTCGAGGCTCACGCTTTATTGTCACCCTGCCGCTCAAACCGGAGCGCAACCATGGTTAA
- a CDS encoding iron-containing alcohol dehydrogenase — protein sequence MLITKFAIPDIIFGHGSIKYLAQCARRLGAQRILLVSDNGLESSGWVDQVRQILEDDRLDCVYFNDVSSNPRDHQVHKGAKLYLQEKLDVIVALGGGSPMDAAKGIATIAGNGGKISDYEGANRIMRPLPPMIFIPSTAGSGSDISQYCIITDVERQVKMSIISRSLVPNISITDPDLLLTKSRSLITASAIDAFAHAVESYLSPLASPFTESQALLAMRLFIKNILPAVRDRDQAALEELSTASAAAGMSFSNAGLGTLHALAHSLGGMYDVLHGMVHPVLLPAVMRYNLAANPKKLGDIGRIVIGPRVCADERAALAGIDRLEELFAEMDTPLRLRDLLPDRTPLEKICSMATRDACQLTNPRSAYCDDLMGICEEVW from the coding sequence ATGCTCATTACTAAATTCGCTATTCCAGATATCATTTTCGGACACGGCAGCATCAAATACCTCGCCCAGTGTGCAAGACGGCTCGGAGCCCAACGTATTCTTCTCGTCAGTGACAACGGCTTGGAATCTTCAGGATGGGTAGATCAAGTGCGCCAAATTCTTGAAGATGACAGACTCGACTGTGTTTATTTCAATGATGTGAGCTCCAACCCTCGTGACCATCAAGTGCACAAAGGAGCAAAACTGTATTTGCAAGAAAAGCTCGACGTCATCGTTGCACTTGGCGGTGGCAGCCCTATGGACGCTGCGAAAGGGATCGCCACCATTGCAGGGAATGGAGGCAAAATTAGCGATTATGAAGGGGCCAACCGCATCATGCGGCCTTTGCCGCCCATGATTTTTATTCCGTCAACAGCTGGTTCAGGTTCCGATATCTCTCAATATTGCATTATTACCGATGTCGAGCGCCAGGTGAAAATGTCTATTATTTCGCGTTCACTCGTACCGAATATTTCCATCACCGATCCGGACCTGTTGTTGACAAAAAGTCGCAGCCTCATCACGGCTTCAGCGATTGACGCGTTTGCTCATGCCGTCGAGTCCTACCTTTCTCCGCTGGCATCGCCGTTCACTGAATCTCAAGCGCTCTTAGCTATGCGACTTTTCATTAAAAACATTCTGCCGGCTGTCCGCGACCGCGACCAAGCGGCTCTGGAAGAACTCAGCACCGCATCGGCTGCCGCCGGCATGTCCTTTTCCAATGCAGGATTAGGAACCCTCCACGCTTTGGCTCACTCTTTAGGTGGAATGTACGACGTCCTCCACGGCATGGTTCACCCAGTATTGTTGCCTGCTGTGATGCGATATAACCTGGCTGCCAACCCCAAAAAACTTGGTGATATCGGCCGTATTGTCATCGGACCACGAGTATGTGCCGATGAACGGGCAGCATTGGCCGGTATTGATCGTCTGGAAGAGCTGTTTGCTGAAATGGATACCCCCTTGCGGTTGCGTGATTTGTTACCCGACCGCACTCCCCTGGAAAAAATTTGTTCCATGGCAACGCGTGACGCGTGTCAACTTACAAACCCCAGATCCGCTTATTGCGACGATCTCATGGGGATTTGCGAGGAGGTCTGGTAA
- a CDS encoding MFS transporter has product MRKRFDVFWRNSLNECSEVKRRAAQGVLGAAFFSTVGVGAFTFALSANAESAGFSPAWLGLAFSGYFLARLILAPLAGYAADRIGSMPLLLAATGAGAIIPIIYSIFPANETLGVIQICLGFCSGIVKPVSMSLLGECVSKKHRGRVFGAYNTCLYAAFVVGPLAGGLATNIHGGIGLLTLLWPSMGMGLTFILFLRARIVSSASVTRAEKAKNGPPWHDLAFLALLFAVLGRTMGASVVTTFLPQLINDRFGLSGILAGVLFVLPNIVIILGMPVTSQWADIRDKTGLTFLGMGLCAACLFGFGQSVPLWGFIGLSVTMGLGSALSLPASMSLASNMGAAKGSIMGVFLGASNLGFVLGPSLAGFAADYGGIADAFELAALFGGLFLLPTMLVMAKKSQES; this is encoded by the coding sequence GTGAGAAAGCGATTCGATGTATTCTGGCGAAACAGTTTGAACGAATGTTCCGAGGTGAAACGACGAGCTGCTCAAGGAGTTCTTGGAGCTGCGTTTTTTTCCACCGTCGGAGTCGGCGCATTCACGTTCGCTTTGTCCGCCAACGCCGAGTCAGCTGGATTTTCTCCTGCCTGGCTCGGTCTTGCTTTTTCCGGGTATTTTCTTGCCCGGCTCATCCTGGCGCCTTTGGCCGGCTATGCTGCCGACCGTATCGGTTCCATGCCACTTCTCTTGGCAGCAACGGGCGCAGGAGCCATTATCCCCATAATCTACTCCATTTTTCCGGCAAACGAAACCCTTGGTGTCATACAGATTTGCCTGGGGTTCTGTTCGGGTATTGTCAAACCCGTCAGCATGTCCCTTTTAGGGGAATGCGTCTCCAAAAAGCATCGCGGTCGTGTGTTCGGGGCGTATAATACCTGCTTGTACGCCGCATTTGTCGTTGGCCCACTTGCGGGGGGGCTGGCCACCAATATTCATGGTGGCATTGGACTCTTGACGCTGCTTTGGCCGAGTATGGGGATGGGCCTGACGTTCATTCTTTTCCTTCGTGCCCGAATCGTCTCTTCGGCATCTGTGACTCGAGCCGAAAAAGCAAAAAACGGACCACCTTGGCACGATTTAGCATTTCTGGCGTTGCTTTTTGCTGTGCTCGGGCGAACCATGGGGGCGTCCGTTGTGACCACGTTTTTGCCCCAATTGATAAACGATCGCTTCGGTTTAAGCGGTATTCTTGCCGGTGTTCTTTTCGTTTTGCCTAACATTGTTATTATTTTAGGCATGCCGGTAACGAGTCAATGGGCCGATATACGTGATAAAACTGGGCTAACCTTTCTCGGTATGGGCTTGTGTGCAGCCTGTTTATTCGGTTTTGGTCAATCCGTTCCCTTATGGGGCTTTATTGGCTTGTCGGTTACCATGGGCCTCGGGTCGGCATTGTCTCTTCCCGCTTCCATGTCGTTGGCTTCAAACATGGGGGCTGCCAAAGGGAGCATTATGGGCGTTTTCCTCGGGGCATCAAATCTTGGCTTTGTTTTAGGACCGAGCCTCGCCGGATTTGCAGCCGATTATGGAGGAATTGCCGACGCTTTTGAGTTGGCTGCATTATTTGGTGGCCTGTTTCTCTTGCCGACAATGCTTGTTATGGCCAAAAAATCTCAAGAGAGTTAA
- a CDS encoding Na(+)-translocating NADH-quinone reductase subunit A: MIKLKKGLDIPISGEPVTDFFEGNPPRTVAVLGGDYVGLKPTMLVAVGDTVKLGQPIFADKKIEGVVFTAPGAGKVVAINRGDRRILQSVVIELDDSVGAIEFPAYESDKLLGLDRQDVADTLVKSGMWTALRTRPFSKTPALGSVPHSIFVTAMDTNPLSANPENIIWQDSEAWQDGLRVLTRLTDGDVHVCAADCCNLPLIQEVKIQVFSGPHPAGLAGTHIHFIDPVGPGKAVWHLGYQDVIAIGKLFTTGTLSTDRFVSLAGPMVERPRIIKTRLGASLTDVLAGELKKGDARAISGSVICGSKAEGPLAFLGRFHNQISVVVEGGNRDLLGWMMPGKDKYSSKPVFLSACLKEKRFAMNTLLGGSHRAIFPTGAFDEVMPLDILPTYLVRALAVMDTDEAQALGCLELDEEDLALLSFVDCGKNDFGPMLREVLTLIEKEG; encoded by the coding sequence ATGATAAAACTTAAGAAAGGACTCGACATTCCTATCTCGGGCGAGCCCGTTACGGATTTCTTCGAGGGAAATCCGCCACGGACCGTGGCCGTGCTCGGTGGCGACTATGTCGGTTTGAAACCGACGATGCTCGTTGCCGTTGGCGATACGGTTAAGCTCGGCCAACCGATCTTTGCTGATAAGAAGATCGAAGGTGTCGTTTTTACGGCTCCGGGAGCCGGCAAGGTCGTTGCTATCAATCGCGGTGATCGCCGGATTTTACAGTCCGTGGTCATCGAACTCGACGATTCAGTCGGAGCCATAGAGTTTCCGGCATATGAGTCGGACAAATTGCTTGGCCTCGATCGCCAGGATGTCGCCGATACCCTCGTAAAGTCGGGTATGTGGACCGCATTGCGTACGCGCCCCTTCAGCAAAACTCCTGCTCTGGGCTCGGTTCCACATTCCATCTTTGTCACGGCGATGGATACCAATCCATTGTCCGCCAATCCAGAAAACATTATCTGGCAGGACTCTGAAGCCTGGCAAGATGGTCTTCGGGTTCTTACCCGCCTGACCGATGGTGACGTCCATGTGTGCGCCGCCGACTGCTGCAACCTGCCGCTCATTCAAGAAGTTAAGATCCAGGTTTTCTCCGGCCCCCATCCGGCGGGTCTGGCTGGAACCCACATTCACTTCATCGATCCGGTTGGCCCCGGTAAGGCCGTCTGGCATCTGGGCTATCAAGATGTCATTGCGATCGGCAAGCTCTTCACAACGGGCACATTGTCGACCGATCGGTTTGTCTCTCTGGCTGGTCCTATGGTTGAGCGTCCCCGCATCATCAAGACTCGATTGGGTGCGAGTCTGACGGATGTACTGGCTGGAGAGCTCAAAAAAGGCGATGCCCGTGCGATTTCCGGTTCGGTTATTTGCGGTAGCAAGGCAGAAGGTCCGTTGGCTTTTCTTGGCCGTTTCCACAACCAGATTTCCGTTGTCGTCGAAGGCGGCAATCGTGACCTTCTGGGATGGATGATGCCAGGTAAAGACAAGTATTCGTCCAAGCCCGTGTTTTTGTCTGCCTGCCTCAAGGAAAAACGTTTTGCTATGAACACGCTTTTAGGTGGTAGCCACCGGGCAATTTTTCCGACAGGTGCGTTTGACGAGGTTATGCCGCTGGACATCCTGCCCACCTACCTGGTGCGTGCACTGGCCGTTATGGACACGGATGAAGCCCAGGCCCTCGGCTGCCTGGAACTCGATGAGGAAGATCTCGCCCTGTTGTCCTTCGTGGACTGCGGCAAGAATGATTTCGGCCCCATGTTGCGCGAAGTCCTCACCCTTATCGAGAAGGAAGGATAA
- a CDS encoding NADH:ubiquinone reductase (Na(+)-transporting) subunit B: MRTLLDKIHSAVTGDGKYKKYYPLYEMVDTFLYAPGDTSSGATHVRDAIDLKRVMITVVFALIPCFYMAMWNTGYQANAALAAMGLDTGTGWRWGVMHIFGLAANPENFASNIILGALYFFPIYIVCNIAGGFWEALFSVIRKHEINEGFLVTGSLIPLIVPPHIPLWQIALATSFGVVIGKEIFGGTGKNILNPALLTRAFLFFAYPSAISGNSVWVAVDGYSGATPLSLAAEGGINAVTAKYSWWDCFIGTIPGSLGETSTLACLIGAVVLIVTGIASWRIMVSILAGAFAIAIVLNGVGSATNPMMSVSPLWHLVMGGLAFGMVYMATDPVSSSMTPKGQYYYGALIGVMIILIRTVNPAYPEGVMLAILFGNVFAPIIDYFVMQANIKRRMVRSV, from the coding sequence ATGAGAACCTTGCTTGATAAAATACACAGCGCCGTCACCGGAGACGGGAAGTACAAAAAGTACTATCCGCTCTACGAGATGGTGGACACCTTTCTGTACGCTCCTGGTGATACGAGTTCTGGAGCGACCCATGTCCGCGATGCCATCGACCTGAAACGCGTTATGATTACCGTGGTGTTTGCCCTTATTCCTTGTTTCTACATGGCTATGTGGAACACGGGATATCAGGCCAATGCCGCACTGGCCGCTATGGGACTCGATACGGGTACCGGCTGGCGCTGGGGCGTGATGCACATCTTTGGCCTTGCAGCCAATCCGGAAAACTTTGCGTCGAATATCATTTTGGGCGCATTGTACTTCTTCCCCATTTATATTGTCTGCAACATCGCAGGTGGTTTCTGGGAAGCGCTTTTCTCTGTCATCCGTAAACATGAAATCAACGAAGGCTTCCTCGTCACGGGGTCGCTTATTCCTCTTATCGTGCCACCACACATTCCGTTGTGGCAGATCGCCCTGGCCACCAGCTTTGGTGTGGTTATCGGGAAGGAAATCTTCGGGGGTACCGGGAAGAACATTCTTAACCCGGCCCTTTTGACTCGTGCCTTCCTGTTCTTCGCCTATCCCAGTGCGATTTCCGGAAACAGTGTCTGGGTCGCCGTTGATGGCTACTCCGGTGCAACGCCGTTGTCGCTTGCTGCTGAAGGCGGCATCAATGCCGTGACAGCGAAATACTCCTGGTGGGATTGTTTTATCGGTACCATTCCGGGGTCCCTCGGCGAAACGTCGACTTTGGCTTGCCTTATTGGTGCTGTTGTACTCATCGTAACTGGTATCGCTTCTTGGCGTATTATGGTTTCCATCCTTGCCGGCGCTTTTGCCATAGCCATTGTTTTGAATGGCGTGGGGAGCGCGACCAACCCCATGATGTCGGTGAGCCCGTTGTGGCACCTTGTCATGGGTGGTCTTGCTTTCGGCATGGTTTACATGGCGACCGACCCAGTATCTTCCTCAATGACGCCCAAAGGACAATACTATTATGGGGCGCTTATCGGGGTTATGATTATCCTGATACGCACGGTCAACCCGGCCTACCCCGAAGGCGTCATGCTGGCGATTCTCTTCGGCAACGTGTTCGCTCCGATCATCGACTACTTTGTCATGCAGGCGAATATCAAGCGTAGGATGGTGCGCAGTGTCTAA